A DNA window from Paenibacillus sp. HWE-109 contains the following coding sequences:
- a CDS encoding DUF1697 domain-containing protein, which translates to MPRYMALLRGINVSGQKLIKMDKLRSIFEAMGYQRVITYIQSGNVIFDSEESAETTRERIVQELLAQLNYDIPVIIRSLTEMHEIVEQTPYLTVDEEEGEQRYVTLLSQLPTDEAVEKLASFQNEVDEFRVIGLTVYMLIRKNYGETKFSNNFLEKKLGVTATTRNWQTMNKLIQLAEEGS; encoded by the coding sequence ATGCCTAGATATATGGCGTTATTGCGCGGTATTAATGTAAGCGGTCAGAAATTGATTAAAATGGACAAGCTGCGAAGCATTTTCGAAGCGATGGGGTATCAACGTGTAATCACGTATATTCAGAGTGGGAATGTGATTTTCGATAGTGAGGAAAGTGCAGAAACTACCCGTGAGCGCATTGTCCAAGAATTGTTGGCTCAGCTCAATTATGATATACCTGTTATTATTCGATCACTCACTGAGATGCATGAGATTGTTGAGCAGACACCCTATCTAACTGTTGACGAGGAAGAGGGGGAACAGCGTTACGTTACTTTATTGTCTCAACTTCCTACAGACGAGGCGGTAGAGAAATTGGCATCCTTTCAGAATGAAGTGGATGAATTCCGGGTGATTGGGCTTACCGTTTATATGCTTATTCGCAAGAATTATGGTGAAACGAAGTTCAGCAACAATTTCCTGGAGAAAAAACTAGGTGTGACCGCAACGACAAGAAATTGGCAAACGATGAACAAACTGATTCAATTAGCTGAGGAAGGGAGCTGA